In one Bacteroides intestinalis DSM 17393 genomic region, the following are encoded:
- a CDS encoding SusC/RagA family TonB-linked outer membrane protein — protein sequence MKHFLNELISAGNRRKNFFLLLVVLVSSAMLQAQNIAVSGIVKDVTGEPLPGVNIMEKGTTNGTITDVDGKFTLSVKGTNAVLTVSFVGYAPQEISVKGKRNLDVTLKEDTELLDEVVVVGYATQKKATVAAAVSSVNNKDLTRSTSTSAANALVGKVSGITARQKSGQPGTSTNLEIRNMGTPLYVIDGIMKDETAFNALDIHDIENVSILKDGAAAIYGVKAANGVVLITTKTGKKGQKPQINLNAHMGWQGWTKYPELLNAYQWKWGNYMKQANDGNLTGADNIANAKADLEKWRTGYYNPATGEDYRGYDWKDNFVSNAAPQYYVNANISGGTEKTDYYISVGHIDQDAVFKEYNYNRTNLQANFNMQLTDKFKVGFQTLGKIEQNVNPALPGGDDYFQMRNSIFNLIPTMRPYANDNPDYLNYITPTHDGARNMAAYTIDNAGKHQKDFRTIQLSANLEYKTPLPGLTAKGLLSYYYETLHQTDNEKSWNEYRYDPATQEYKVASTKTDTYRGDVRNHKVEMMGQFTLNYDHIFAKDHHVTAVAGFEFFKEDRKYLTVAQSPVENPFVENITTNANNTVSNSVRTITTASFIFRAGYSYKEKYIIDFAGRYDASWRFLPGNQWGFFPSVSGAWRLSEEEFYKDSKVADWISSIKLRASYGEMGDDMARNFNSSYPDFAYLPGYAFNNGGAIISNNPLGNAPDAYTTGTAYKGIPQTGLSWMKISMMNVGFDMGFLNDRLKLEVDFFKRKRSGIPATPTDIIYPYEAGYSVQKQNLNSDQVSGIDGMVRWNDRVNDFNYFVGVNLTLARQKTINNYGEVFLNGWDQYRWAQTNRWSNVKNGAVWMWETIGVFQTQEEIDNYPVNIDGANNVNLRPGDLIFKDVNGDGLIDDYDKRPLGYAATDYDWDSGNANKNPLLSMGINLGFEYKGIDFAADFAGGFMNTFIGDWHVKYGIGTDQMGYVYNVIDSWQHEDIFDTKSPWKRGKFPAVRSNNPSIRDWNDFYAKEINYLRLRNLVVGYTLPIKWTKKALIQKLRVYFEGSNLLCWDSLNDFGFDPEISSVTGFDYPQHKVYTVGVNVTF from the coding sequence ATGAAGCACTTTTTAAATGAGTTAATCTCGGCTGGTAATAGAAGGAAGAATTTCTTCTTATTATTAGTTGTTTTAGTGTCTTCCGCAATGCTTCAGGCACAAAATATAGCTGTGTCAGGTATAGTGAAAGATGTTACAGGTGAACCTTTGCCTGGAGTAAACATTATGGAGAAAGGAACTACCAACGGAACGATTACTGATGTCGATGGTAAGTTTACACTTTCTGTTAAGGGAACTAATGCAGTTTTGACAGTTTCTTTTGTGGGCTATGCACCGCAGGAGATCAGCGTAAAGGGAAAACGAAACCTGGATGTTACACTGAAGGAAGATACAGAGTTGCTTGACGAAGTTGTGGTAGTGGGATATGCCACTCAGAAGAAAGCTACAGTGGCTGCAGCGGTAAGTTCGGTGAACAATAAAGATTTGACCCGTTCTACATCAACATCGGCTGCCAATGCTTTGGTAGGTAAAGTATCAGGTATTACGGCACGTCAGAAGTCTGGTCAACCGGGAACTTCGACTAACCTTGAGATTCGTAACATGGGTACTCCTCTCTATGTTATCGACGGTATCATGAAAGATGAGACAGCATTCAATGCCTTGGATATTCACGATATTGAGAATGTATCTATTCTGAAGGATGGTGCTGCTGCTATTTATGGTGTGAAGGCTGCCAACGGTGTGGTTTTGATTACTACAAAAACCGGTAAAAAAGGACAGAAGCCTCAGATAAATCTGAATGCTCACATGGGATGGCAAGGATGGACAAAGTATCCTGAACTGCTGAATGCTTACCAATGGAAATGGGGTAACTACATGAAGCAAGCCAATGATGGAAACCTGACTGGAGCTGATAATATTGCTAATGCTAAGGCTGATTTGGAGAAATGGCGGACAGGATATTATAATCCGGCTACAGGTGAAGATTATCGTGGATATGATTGGAAGGATAATTTTGTAAGCAATGCTGCTCCTCAGTATTATGTAAATGCTAATATCAGCGGTGGCACAGAGAAGACAGATTATTACATTTCGGTAGGACATATTGATCAGGATGCCGTGTTCAAAGAATACAACTATAACCGTACGAACTTACAGGCTAACTTTAATATGCAGTTGACCGATAAATTCAAGGTAGGTTTTCAGACATTGGGTAAAATAGAGCAAAATGTCAATCCAGCACTTCCTGGTGGAGACGATTACTTCCAGATGCGTAATTCTATCTTTAATTTGATTCCGACTATGCGCCCGTATGCTAACGATAATCCGGATTATCTGAATTATATTACCCCGACTCATGACGGTGCTCGTAATATGGCTGCTTATACTATTGACAATGCTGGTAAGCACCAGAAAGACTTCCGTACTATTCAGCTTAGTGCAAATTTGGAATATAAGACACCGCTTCCAGGATTAACAGCTAAAGGTTTGCTGTCTTATTATTACGAAACTCTTCATCAGACAGATAATGAGAAGAGTTGGAATGAATATAGGTATGACCCTGCCACACAGGAGTACAAAGTAGCATCTACAAAAACTGATACTTATCGTGGAGATGTAAGAAATCATAAAGTTGAAATGATGGGGCAGTTTACCTTGAATTACGATCATATTTTTGCCAAGGATCATCATGTGACAGCCGTCGCAGGTTTTGAATTCTTTAAAGAAGACCGGAAATATTTGACTGTGGCTCAGAGTCCAGTAGAAAATCCGTTTGTAGAAAATATTACAACGAATGCTAATAATACTGTAAGTAATTCAGTACGTACCATTACTACAGCCAGTTTCATTTTCCGTGCAGGCTATTCTTATAAAGAAAAGTATATCATTGATTTTGCCGGTCGTTATGATGCTTCCTGGCGTTTCTTACCGGGTAATCAATGGGGCTTCTTCCCGTCAGTTTCCGGTGCATGGCGTCTGTCTGAAGAAGAATTTTACAAAGACTCTAAGGTGGCTGATTGGATTTCCAGCATTAAGTTGAGAGCTTCTTATGGTGAAATGGGCGATGACATGGCTAGAAACTTTAATAGCAGTTATCCGGACTTTGCTTACTTGCCTGGTTATGCATTTAACAATGGAGGAGCTATCATAAGCAATAATCCTTTGGGGAATGCTCCAGATGCTTATACTACAGGCACTGCTTACAAAGGAATTCCTCAAACTGGACTTTCTTGGATGAAGATTTCTATGATGAATGTCGGTTTCGATATGGGTTTCCTGAACGATCGCTTGAAACTGGAAGTGGACTTTTTTAAGAGAAAAAGAAGTGGCATCCCTGCTACCCCAACTGACATTATCTACCCTTATGAGGCAGGTTATAGTGTACAAAAACAGAATTTGAACTCCGATCAGGTTAGTGGTATTGATGGTATGGTGAGATGGAATGATCGCGTTAATGACTTCAATTATTTTGTAGGTGTTAATCTGACTTTAGCTCGTCAGAAGACAATAAATAACTATGGTGAAGTTTTCTTGAACGGATGGGATCAATATCGTTGGGCACAGACTAACCGTTGGTCTAATGTGAAAAATGGTGCCGTATGGATGTGGGAAACTATCGGTGTGTTCCAGACTCAGGAAGAAATTGATAACTATCCGGTGAACATTGATGGTGCTAACAACGTGAACTTACGTCCGGGTGACTTGATTTTCAAGGATGTTAATGGTGATGGCTTGATTGATGACTATGATAAGCGTCCTTTGGGTTATGCAGCTACTGATTATGATTGGGATAGCGGTAATGCTAACAAGAACCCCTTACTTTCAATGGGTATTAACTTGGGCTTCGAATATAAGGGCATTGACTTTGCAGCCGATTTTGCCGGTGGTTTCATGAACACATTTATTGGCGACTGGCATGTGAAGTATGGTATTGGCACTGACCAGATGGGATATGTATACAATGTGATAGATTCTTGGCAACACGAAGATATCTTCGATACAAAATCTCCTTGGAAACGTGGTAAGTTCCCTGCTGTTCGCAGTAACAATCCTTCTATCAGAGACTGGAATGATTTTTATGCAAAGGAAATCAACTATTTACGTCTGCGTAACTTAGTGGTAGGTTATACATTGCCGATTAAGTGGACAAAGAAGGCTTTGATACAAAAGCTTAGAGTTTACTTTGAAGGTTCTAACCTGCTTTGCTGGGATAGCTTGAATGACTTTGGTTTCGACCCTGAAATCTCTTCTGTTACCGGATTCGACTATCCGCAACACAAAGTGTACACAGTTGGAGTAAACGTAACCTTTTAA
- a CDS encoding glycoside hydrolase family protein has translation MKTLKLLFLLSCLLYTSFAFSQEATLSSGEVTLNITRQKDNTYGVTFSAYGKEFNAGTEHNPALLIDVKMNTFYPTYTSYTKDGDKVELMARLTTTPRTTVFEINDVYTAKGNGEFELKRNVKVVELGDNPYDEGFSSSFGLQFAPEDVLANSEYFIPAVWYKGNFEKDGNIPAGIPVATDLSFLYREDRIPLPVVMMRQKESGLTFTLVHKDSKCETVLNDSRGVVVDENYQFGGVGVVNWKKSDSFAAVVTYPGSDLRTGGMGRRMHPITKGFDKHTYNVYFKIDKTSDYANAVNEAWKLAFNLYNPKIYDVNLNSAYRGLIETVNHYYLDSSVDKDIKGPGFPWSVKLTDFSLNKNTYEIGFVGSQPTAGYALFRAGVETGNEEYKVRGSNVLNLWASQGLTDLGLPKTRYAALWGTWDNWAKTSMRQACNGMAGLLNAWCYAKRNGIDIPSWLNACKKFGEFLVTNQNADGSYYLEYDPFSVVGGKHPAGNQNKFLTICAVRYLVELYIATNDERYKTAALKAAEFSYANIHERYLYVACVVDNPQTIDSESGQQAINGFLAIYDLTKDPKWLAAAEQAATYTESWSYMFEVPVEKDQTARTDWPKDRSIVGQHIIAIGHSATDLGFAWSSFVYYRLYLLTGKEHYLHVARISAHNTKQSMNLGQELYPGQPEGLQQEAFQVRVSNGAGRRMNSIMEALTWNFAAHLDPMIRFKDAFGTYDLEEVEAMPKSKVEELNNRYSKYQSSDYGQDPETGIETIDGNSLSAYISGDQLFLVNKGKEDISKVELTDLAGRRLWTEDMKVTDEEYTFPMHGTFSGFYILNVCLVSGEQKAFKVYKNK, from the coding sequence ATGAAAACGCTAAAACTTCTTTTCCTGTTAAGTTGCTTACTTTATACCTCTTTTGCTTTTTCACAAGAAGCAACTTTGTCATCCGGTGAAGTAACACTGAATATTACCCGTCAGAAAGATAACACGTATGGTGTTACATTCTCTGCTTATGGCAAAGAATTTAATGCGGGTACAGAGCATAATCCTGCTTTACTGATTGACGTCAAGATGAATACTTTCTACCCGACTTATACATCTTATACAAAGGATGGTGATAAAGTAGAGTTGATGGCACGCCTGACTACCACTCCTCGCACCACCGTCTTTGAAATAAATGACGTATATACAGCGAAGGGAAACGGTGAGTTTGAACTGAAACGCAACGTGAAAGTTGTTGAGTTGGGAGATAATCCTTATGATGAAGGCTTCTCTTCTTCTTTCGGCTTACAGTTTGCACCGGAAGATGTATTGGCAAATAGCGAATACTTTATTCCTGCTGTTTGGTATAAAGGTAACTTTGAGAAAGATGGAAATATTCCTGCAGGCATTCCGGTCGCTACTGATTTGAGTTTTCTTTATAGAGAAGACCGCATTCCCCTTCCGGTGGTGATGATGCGTCAAAAAGAAAGTGGATTGACTTTCACTTTAGTACATAAAGATTCAAAATGTGAAACTGTACTGAATGATTCACGTGGTGTAGTAGTCGACGAAAATTATCAGTTTGGTGGCGTGGGTGTTGTCAACTGGAAGAAGTCTGACTCTTTTGCTGCTGTAGTTACTTATCCAGGTTCTGACTTGCGTACCGGAGGAATGGGCAGACGTATGCATCCCATAACAAAAGGATTTGATAAACATACTTATAATGTCTATTTCAAAATAGATAAAACTTCCGACTATGCTAATGCTGTAAATGAAGCTTGGAAACTGGCTTTCAATCTGTATAATCCAAAGATTTATGATGTTAACTTGAATTCTGCTTATCGGGGATTGATTGAAACTGTTAATCATTATTATCTGGACAGTTCGGTTGATAAGGATATAAAAGGTCCCGGATTCCCATGGAGTGTGAAACTGACAGATTTCTCCTTAAATAAGAATACTTATGAGATCGGTTTTGTTGGCTCACAACCTACAGCTGGCTATGCATTGTTTCGTGCAGGTGTGGAGACTGGTAATGAGGAATATAAGGTAAGAGGAAGCAATGTACTGAATTTATGGGCTTCTCAAGGATTGACAGATTTAGGACTTCCCAAGACACGTTATGCTGCACTATGGGGTACATGGGACAACTGGGCAAAGACTTCTATGCGCCAAGCTTGTAACGGAATGGCCGGATTGCTGAATGCATGGTGTTATGCCAAACGTAATGGAATAGATATCCCTTCATGGCTGAATGCCTGTAAGAAGTTTGGTGAATTCCTGGTGACTAATCAGAATGCGGATGGTAGTTACTATCTGGAATATGACCCTTTCAGTGTTGTAGGTGGTAAACATCCGGCAGGTAATCAGAATAAGTTTCTGACTATTTGCGCTGTTCGTTATCTGGTAGAGCTTTATATCGCCACCAATGATGAACGTTATAAGACAGCTGCTTTGAAAGCTGCAGAGTTTTCTTATGCTAATATTCATGAAAGATATCTCTATGTGGCTTGTGTGGTAGACAATCCGCAGACTATCGACAGTGAATCCGGTCAGCAAGCTATCAATGGTTTTCTTGCTATCTATGACCTTACAAAAGATCCGAAATGGTTGGCTGCTGCAGAACAAGCTGCTACATACACCGAAAGTTGGAGCTATATGTTTGAAGTACCGGTAGAAAAGGATCAGACAGCTAGAACAGATTGGCCTAAAGACAGAAGTATTGTCGGACAGCATATTATAGCTATTGGCCATTCTGCTACGGATTTAGGTTTTGCATGGTCCTCATTTGTGTACTATCGCCTGTATCTGTTGACGGGTAAAGAACATTATCTCCACGTTGCACGTATCAGTGCTCACAATACGAAACAGTCTATGAATCTGGGACAGGAACTTTATCCCGGACAACCTGAAGGCTTGCAGCAAGAAGCTTTCCAAGTAAGGGTAAGCAATGGTGCGGGTCGAAGAATGAATTCTATTATGGAAGCATTGACGTGGAACTTTGCTGCTCACTTGGATCCGATGATTCGTTTTAAGGATGCTTTTGGTACTTATGATCTGGAGGAAGTAGAAGCTATGCCGAAATCCAAGGTAGAGGAATTGAATAATAGATATTCGAAATATCAGTCTTCCGATTATGGGCAGGATCCGGAGACCGGAATCGAAACGATTGATGGAAATTCACTTTCGGCATATATTTCAGGGGATCAGCTTTTTCTGGTAAATAAAGGTAAAGAAGATATTTCAAAGGTAGAGCTTACAGATTTGGCAGGAAGACGGTTATGGACCGAAGATATGAAGGTAACAGATGAGGAATACACATTCCCGATGCATGGAACGTTTTCAGGGTTTTATATTTTGAATGTGTGTTTAGTTTCAGGAGAACAAAAAGCATTTAAAGTTTATAAAAATAAATGA
- a CDS encoding glycoside hydrolase family 2 TIM barrel-domain containing protein: protein MNIQRLLICICVVLTAAISATAQSKVWSTEQAQKWGKENPWYCGVNYIPATAINYTAMWDKTSFSPEVIEKEMKLMKSLGMNCARIVMQYAVYEEDPAYFIRTLDRFLSICDKYGVKVMPIFFDDCAFGVNTDPTVGKQPEPLEGWYAWVWSPSPGYSMVVDERTHGKLEKYVKEVMNHFKNDPRIFVWDLYNEPTNTTMPERSWPLLRKVFTWAREVNPKQPITSGLWNENKELNDFLASNSDIITFHCYASKEETEKVMKEHLKLGRPTICTEWMNRVAHSTIPEILPMLKEAHVGSMMWGLVNGKTQTHLCWGHRPEQLPYTGVWQHDIYKGDYTPYSAKEIEIIKKTTK from the coding sequence ATGAATATACAACGATTATTAATCTGCATCTGTGTGGTACTAACTGCCGCCATCTCCGCTACTGCTCAAAGCAAAGTATGGAGTACAGAACAAGCCCAGAAATGGGGCAAAGAAAATCCGTGGTATTGCGGAGTAAACTACATTCCCGCCACTGCCATCAACTACACTGCCATGTGGGATAAAACGTCCTTCTCACCCGAAGTGATAGAAAAAGAAATGAAGTTAATGAAGAGTTTAGGTATGAACTGCGCGCGCATAGTGATGCAATATGCGGTATATGAAGAAGATCCCGCATACTTCATACGTACACTCGACCGCTTTCTAAGTATCTGTGATAAGTACGGTGTAAAAGTAATGCCTATTTTCTTTGATGATTGCGCCTTCGGTGTCAATACAGACCCGACAGTAGGAAAACAACCCGAACCGCTGGAAGGCTGGTACGCCTGGGTCTGGTCTCCATCTCCCGGCTACTCAATGGTAGTAGATGAACGGACTCACGGTAAACTGGAAAAGTATGTAAAAGAAGTAATGAACCACTTCAAGAATGACCCGCGTATCTTTGTATGGGACTTATACAACGAGCCTACCAATACCACCATGCCGGAAAGAAGCTGGCCACTCCTCCGTAAAGTCTTCACATGGGCGCGTGAAGTGAATCCGAAGCAACCCATCACATCAGGACTCTGGAACGAAAACAAAGAGCTAAATGACTTCCTGGCATCAAATTCAGACATCATCACTTTCCATTGCTATGCTTCGAAAGAAGAAACTGAAAAAGTGATGAAAGAGCATCTTAAACTAGGTCGTCCTACCATCTGTACCGAGTGGATGAACCGTGTAGCTCACTCCACTATCCCGGAAATCCTCCCAATGTTGAAAGAAGCACATGTAGGCAGCATGATGTGGGGACTGGTAAATGGAAAGACGCAGACCCATCTATGCTGGGGACACCGTCCTGAACAATTGCCTTACACTGGAGTATGGCAACATGACATTTACAAAGGAGATTATACCCCGTATTCTGCTAAAGAAATTGAAATAATCAAGAAAACAACCAAGTAG